GATCAGCCGCGTCGCCCGCACGCTCAACACCGTCCTGGCCGGCCGCCAGCTGGTGCGCTTCGAATCGGCGCGCCTCGCGGGCCCAGGACCCCGAGCCGGGACCACCGTCCTCGCGGTCGAAGCCCGCGGCAAGCACCTGCTCGTCCACTTCGCCGACGGGCACGTCCTCCACACCCACCTGCGGATGACCGGCAGCTGGCACCTCTACCGAGTCGGTGAGCCCTGGCGGAAGCCGCGGGCGCG
The Acidimicrobiia bacterium DNA segment above includes these coding regions:
- a CDS encoding DNA-formamidopyrimidine glycosylase family protein codes for the protein MPEGDTISRVARTLNTVLAGRQLVRFESARLAGPGPRAGTTVLAVEARGKHLLVHFADGHVLHTHLRMTGSWHLYRVGEPWRKPRAR